In the Grimontia kaedaensis genome, one interval contains:
- the nagE gene encoding N-acetylglucosamine-specific PTS transporter subunit IIBC: MNILGYLQQVGKALMVPIAVLPAGGLMLGLGYAIDPAGWGANSPLATILVFGGKGIMDNQAWLFAAGVAYGLAKDNNGAAALSGLLGLLIVEMVVGNINVISQITSVPVADMSQAQVIASGAAVSAFTGILMGIVAAVLYNRFHNIQLPTALGFFGGRRFVPIVTSFSAIGISILMVYVWPTVYGALVNFGIAISEMGAVGAGVYGFFNRLLIPVGLHHALNQVFIFDLVGISDISKFWSGTGELGVTGMYQAGFFPVMGYGLPAACLAMYHCAKPENKAKVGGILGAAAVTAIITGVTEPIEFAFMFVAPVLYVIHAVLTGLSLFIAASMQWFAGFTFSGGLIDFVLSFNLPLAIKPYMLIVQGLCFAAIYYAVFRFAIEKFDLKTPGRESVDAKQQLLPVDDRAEAYVSALGGRSNLVSIDACITRLRLTLKDVNRIDEETLTELGALGVVKLGDKNLQVIVGTEAELIAQAMANGHESAVAAS, encoded by the coding sequence GTGAATATTTTGGGATATTTACAACAAGTCGGTAAGGCATTAATGGTGCCGATTGCCGTGCTGCCCGCGGGCGGCTTAATGTTGGGATTGGGCTATGCCATTGACCCAGCTGGTTGGGGAGCGAATAGTCCACTGGCAACCATCTTAGTGTTTGGTGGGAAAGGGATAATGGATAACCAGGCTTGGCTGTTTGCAGCAGGCGTCGCCTACGGTCTAGCTAAAGATAACAATGGTGCGGCAGCACTGTCTGGTCTTCTGGGTCTTCTCATTGTGGAAATGGTTGTTGGGAACATCAATGTGATTTCCCAGATAACCAGCGTACCGGTCGCTGATATGTCTCAAGCTCAGGTTATTGCCTCAGGGGCTGCGGTAAGTGCCTTTACCGGCATATTAATGGGAATTGTGGCGGCGGTTTTATATAACCGATTCCACAATATTCAGTTGCCTACGGCACTGGGCTTCTTTGGTGGTCGGCGCTTTGTACCTATCGTTACCTCTTTCTCTGCGATTGGCATCAGTATCTTGATGGTGTACGTGTGGCCGACAGTTTATGGTGCTTTGGTTAACTTTGGTATCGCTATCTCTGAAATGGGCGCAGTAGGAGCGGGTGTCTATGGCTTCTTTAACCGTCTATTGATTCCAGTTGGCCTTCACCATGCACTGAACCAAGTATTTATCTTTGATCTTGTTGGGATCAGCGATATTTCAAAATTTTGGTCTGGAACCGGTGAGTTGGGCGTGACGGGCATGTATCAGGCGGGCTTTTTCCCAGTAATGGGTTACGGTTTGCCAGCCGCATGTTTGGCAATGTACCACTGTGCAAAACCAGAAAATAAAGCGAAGGTTGGCGGCATTTTGGGTGCTGCTGCGGTAACCGCAATAATCACCGGTGTGACAGAGCCCATCGAATTCGCCTTTATGTTTGTCGCACCTGTGTTGTATGTCATTCACGCTGTACTGACAGGGTTGTCGCTCTTTATTGCGGCGAGCATGCAGTGGTTTGCTGGATTTACCTTCTCTGGCGGTTTGATTGACTTCGTGCTGTCGTTCAACTTGCCGCTTGCCATTAAGCCTTACATGCTGATTGTTCAAGGTCTGTGTTTTGCTGCTATTTACTATGCAGTATTCCGCTTTGCTATCGAGAAGTTTGACCTGAAAACGCCAGGTAGGGAATCGGTTGATGCGAAACAGCAGTTATTACCAGTCGATGATCGCGCTGAAGCTTATGTGTCAGCATTGGGAGGAAGAAGTAACCTTGTGAGCATAGACGCTTGTATCACACGTCTTCGTTTAACGCTGAAAGATGTCAACCGTATTGACGAGGAAACACTGACCGAACTAGGTGCTCTGGGTGTGGTAAAACTGGGTGATAAGAACCTGCAGGTTATCGTTGGAACAGAAGCGGAGTTAATTGCACAAGCCATGGCAAACGGACATGAAAGTGCTGTTGCTGCAAGTTAA
- a CDS encoding response regulator transcription factor yields the protein MKILIVEDDITTRDFIAKALKEHGYAVDIAEDGQNGLMMALSSQYQLVILDRMLPNLDGMKVLTALKSAEPELPILILSALDSVKDKVDGLTAGSDDYLTKPFALAELIARVDIIINRAHRHQPVTSELVYDCLKINLKTHSAQCHHHQLSLQPKELRLLQYFIEHNEQVVSRMRLFEAIWSYHFDPKTNVIDVHIANLRKKLEEAGCSGILHTVRGAGYVLRR from the coding sequence ATGAAAATACTCATCGTTGAAGACGACATTACAACAAGAGACTTTATTGCCAAGGCGCTGAAAGAGCATGGGTATGCTGTTGATATCGCCGAAGATGGCCAAAATGGTCTGATGATGGCACTGAGCAGCCAGTATCAGTTGGTCATACTCGATCGCATGCTACCAAACCTCGATGGGATGAAAGTACTTACCGCGCTGAAGTCTGCAGAGCCCGAGCTTCCCATTCTTATTCTTAGTGCACTAGATAGCGTCAAAGACAAAGTGGATGGCCTAACCGCTGGGAGCGATGACTATCTCACCAAACCTTTTGCCCTTGCAGAATTGATTGCCCGCGTAGATATCATTATCAACAGAGCACATCGTCATCAACCTGTTACTAGTGAGCTGGTTTACGACTGTCTCAAGATCAACCTGAAAACACATAGTGCCCAATGCCATCATCACCAGCTCTCCTTACAGCCCAAAGAGCTGCGTTTGCTTCAATATTTCATTGAACACAACGAGCAGGTGGTGTCTCGTATGCGTCTGTTTGAGGCTATTTGGAGCTATCATTTTGATCCTAAGACCAATGTTATTGATGTGCACATAGCGAATCTGCGTAAAAAACTCGAAGAGGCTGGCTGTTCAGGTATTTTGCACACAGTGCGCGGAGCAGGTTATGTTCTTCGCCGATAA
- a CDS encoding RDD family protein produces MAQSSTQYSVPKGASFFRRFGAWLYDFLVLIAVEMLAIALVVGAVAIAVQLGLSIDGYEDVSDYLTRNPAVSPFFTIYVFAIAAGFYGYFWTRAGQTVGMKAWKLKVVSEFGGNITFTQALIRMATSCLGIGNLLALFDRNNRAFQDHFSNSQVIKVDTIK; encoded by the coding sequence ATGGCTCAATCATCGACACAGTACAGCGTGCCCAAGGGCGCTAGTTTTTTCCGCCGCTTCGGCGCCTGGCTTTATGACTTTCTCGTACTCATCGCTGTGGAGATGTTGGCAATCGCATTAGTCGTCGGTGCCGTGGCTATCGCTGTGCAGCTGGGACTTTCCATTGATGGCTATGAAGATGTCAGCGATTATCTGACACGCAACCCGGCAGTCAGTCCTTTCTTTACTATCTATGTGTTTGCTATTGCAGCTGGCTTTTATGGTTACTTCTGGACCCGAGCAGGACAGACAGTTGGAATGAAAGCATGGAAGCTTAAAGTCGTCAGTGAGTTCGGTGGGAATATCACCTTTACGCAAGCACTGATCCGAATGGCGACTTCTTGCTTAGGTATCGGTAACCTGCTGGCTCTGTTTGACCGCAACAATCGTGCGTTTCAGGATCACTTCTCGAATAGTCAGGTGATTAAGGTCGATACGATTAAATAG
- a CDS encoding DNA polymerase III subunit chi: protein MTGMATFYILDESQGQPTQQMLEKVSQLSALFCQQGMKAFIMAEDKNQAEAIDELLFQQTAEYFVPHNLVGEGPRGGAQVEIGWPGVRHAGHRQVLINLAQEAATFAPSFAQVVDFVPCEEAPKQQARERYKIYRMAGRQMRTLAIEEMSY from the coding sequence ATGACAGGCATGGCGACCTTCTACATACTGGATGAATCGCAAGGCCAACCAACACAACAAATGTTGGAAAAGGTTAGCCAGCTCTCTGCCCTTTTTTGTCAGCAAGGCATGAAGGCATTCATTATGGCTGAAGACAAAAACCAAGCCGAAGCGATTGATGAATTGCTCTTCCAGCAAACCGCAGAGTACTTTGTGCCTCATAACCTCGTTGGCGAAGGTCCCCGTGGTGGTGCACAGGTTGAAATTGGTTGGCCGGGTGTACGCCATGCTGGCCACCGCCAAGTGCTAATAAATCTGGCGCAAGAAGCAGCAACTTTTGCGCCTTCCTTTGCACAAGTGGTAGACTTCGTGCCTTGCGAAGAAGCTCCCAAGCAACAGGCTCGGGAACGCTACAAAATTTACCGCATGGCGGGGCGTCAAATGCGTACTCTCGCCATTGAAGAAATGTCCTATTAA
- the lptG gene encoding LPS export ABC transporter permease LptG: MFKILDLYIGRTIIATTTLCLATLVGLSAIIKFVEQLRSVGEGTFTMMTAIQYVLLSMPRDIEMFFPMAVLLGALIGLGTLASSSELVVMQAAGFSKLDIGLSVLKTAMPLMLVVLALGQWGAPDAQKAARELRAFAKSGGNVMSVRTGVWAKDGSDFIYIARTDQKESLTGVNIWKFDDTQNLQAQVFAEQAKYLDKDSWMLEKVTVTHFDGPVKISETKEAELAWKTTLTPEKLAIVTVKPEELSLSGVFSYVDYLKASEQDASRYELALWRKALQPLSIGVMMLLALSFVFGPLRSVTMGARVLSGVIFGFAFYISNEVFGPMTLVYKLPPFVGAVAPSLAFIGVTLYLLNRKL, translated from the coding sequence ATGTTTAAGATCCTCGACCTTTATATAGGCCGCACCATTATCGCTACAACAACCTTGTGTCTTGCAACACTGGTTGGTCTGTCCGCCATCATCAAGTTTGTTGAGCAGCTGCGTTCAGTGGGTGAAGGGACCTTCACCATGATGACGGCGATTCAGTACGTGTTACTCAGTATGCCGCGCGATATTGAAATGTTCTTCCCAATGGCTGTGCTTTTGGGTGCCTTGATTGGACTGGGCACGCTGGCTTCAAGCTCTGAGCTTGTGGTGATGCAAGCGGCGGGCTTTTCCAAGTTGGATATCGGCCTGTCGGTACTAAAAACCGCCATGCCTTTGATGCTGGTGGTACTGGCGCTGGGGCAGTGGGGGGCGCCTGACGCTCAGAAAGCTGCACGTGAACTTCGTGCTTTTGCCAAATCTGGTGGTAACGTGATGTCGGTGAGAACCGGCGTGTGGGCAAAAGACGGCTCAGACTTCATCTATATTGCACGCACTGATCAAAAAGAGTCACTGACGGGTGTGAATATCTGGAAGTTCGATGATACCCAGAATCTGCAAGCTCAGGTGTTCGCAGAGCAAGCTAAATATCTGGATAAAGACAGCTGGATGCTGGAGAAAGTGACAGTGACGCACTTCGATGGCCCAGTGAAGATCAGTGAAACCAAAGAAGCAGAGCTGGCATGGAAAACCACACTGACACCGGAGAAGCTCGCGATTGTGACGGTGAAGCCTGAAGAGTTGTCGCTCAGCGGTGTCTTCAGTTATGTGGATTACCTGAAAGCATCAGAGCAAGATGCTTCCCGCTATGAGCTGGCTTTATGGCGTAAGGCACTTCAGCCATTATCGATTGGTGTCATGATGCTGTTGGCGCTGAGCTTTGTCTTCGGACCCTTGCGTTCGGTGACCATGGGGGCGAGGGTGTTGTCGGGGGTGATTTTCGGTTTCGCTTTCTATATATCTAATGAAGTTTTTGGCCCGATGACACTGGTCTATAAGCTACCGCCATTTGTTGGTGCGGTGGCGCCGAGTTTGGCTTTTATCGGTGTTACGCTTTATCTATTAAACCGAAAGCTCTGA
- a CDS encoding sensor histidine kinase — MFFADNYTLTRSSVFRTLVGLFLLIASINVVVIYQVYTDSEAFHREQLTDQLNDEISEFKYAARSNRYDVEQLLAAKKTTERLFYYQLRDSPSIQVGEYPMHRLPQSNTQISLAPDYHLEVRVDPAKLEAFRNALVPIVFSGILLPIAFMLIVAFSFSVQIQRRLERVNLAMNRFVCGESDVKLSVSRRDDEFDILAIHLNFMIEQMTKNEATLRSLTTGLAHDMRTPMARLKLRLEQTLDSPTLLPDQAKDIGACHDELELLLSMFNSMLEIAKLNTLETKIEEQSVDLSLVTRDAIEFIQPLIEQKQQTLSFRQDQICQLKGDRSLLFRAVFNLIENAVKYTPEQGTIEVVVDSYGVVVTDNGIGINDEDKLSVCKPMYRADKSRTESGCGLGLALVDAVVSRHKASLLIRDNHPGTRVRILLDPIQTHAE; from the coding sequence ATGTTCTTCGCCGATAACTACACACTAACCCGCTCATCTGTCTTCAGAACTTTGGTGGGACTTTTTCTCTTGATTGCTTCGATAAATGTCGTCGTCATTTATCAGGTTTACACGGATTCAGAGGCCTTTCACAGAGAGCAACTGACAGATCAGCTTAATGATGAGATCTCCGAGTTTAAATATGCGGCTCGATCCAACCGATACGATGTTGAGCAACTCTTGGCAGCAAAGAAAACCACAGAGCGACTTTTTTATTACCAGCTAAGGGATAGCCCATCTATTCAGGTAGGTGAATACCCAATGCACCGACTACCTCAATCCAACACTCAAATCTCTCTAGCTCCAGACTACCACTTAGAGGTTCGTGTAGATCCTGCCAAGTTAGAAGCCTTTCGGAATGCACTTGTGCCTATCGTCTTCTCTGGCATTTTGCTACCAATCGCTTTCATGCTCATTGTCGCCTTTTCTTTCAGCGTTCAAATTCAGCGGAGATTAGAACGGGTGAACCTTGCAATGAATCGGTTTGTCTGCGGGGAAAGTGATGTGAAGCTCTCCGTTTCCCGCAGAGATGACGAGTTTGACATCCTCGCGATTCATCTCAACTTTATGATTGAGCAGATGACGAAGAATGAAGCTACTTTGCGCTCTCTAACAACAGGTCTCGCTCATGACATGCGAACACCGATGGCTAGATTGAAACTTAGGTTAGAACAAACACTAGATAGTCCGACGCTTCTTCCCGACCAAGCCAAAGACATTGGAGCCTGTCATGATGAGCTTGAACTGCTGCTCTCCATGTTCAATAGCATGCTAGAGATCGCCAAACTTAATACCCTTGAGACAAAGATTGAAGAACAAAGCGTAGATTTGAGTTTGGTGACTCGAGATGCCATCGAGTTTATCCAACCTCTAATTGAACAAAAACAGCAAACACTCTCCTTTCGCCAAGACCAAATATGCCAGTTGAAAGGGGATCGCTCTCTCCTATTCCGCGCAGTATTTAATTTGATTGAGAACGCAGTTAAGTACACGCCGGAGCAAGGGACCATTGAAGTGGTTGTTGATAGCTATGGTGTTGTGGTTACTGACAATGGTATCGGGATAAACGATGAAGACAAACTATCTGTATGCAAACCAATGTATCGTGCAGATAAAAGCCGAACTGAATCCGGCTGCGGACTCGGATTAGCTTTAGTCGATGCGGTTGTCAGTCGGCATAAAGCGAGTCTTTTGATTCGAGATAACCATCCAGGAACCAGGGTTCGGATCTTGTTGGACCCGATCCAAACCCATGCTGAGTAG
- the pepA gene encoding leucyl aminopeptidase, giving the protein MEFSVKSGSPEKQRSACIVVGVFEPRRLSPVAEQLDKISDGYISSLLRRGDLEGKPGQMLLLHHVPNVLSERVLLVGCGKERELGERQYKEIIKNTINTLNETGSMEAVCFLTELHVKGRDTYWKVRQAVESTKDSLYTFNQFKSVKPETRRPLRKLVFNVPTRRELNLGERAIAHGLAVASGVNACKDLGNMPPNVANPAYLASQARRLADDFEKVSTKIIGEQEMKELGMTSYLAVGQGSRNESMMSIMEYKGHPDPDAKPIILVGKGLTFDAGGISLKPPANMDEMKYDMCGAASVFGAMKSLAKLDLPINVVGILAGCENMPDGNAYRPGDIVTTMSGQTVEVLNTDAEGRLVLCDALTYVERYEPECVIDVATLTGACIVALSHHISGLISNHNPLAHEIVNASEQAGDRAWRLPMTEEYQDQLKSPFADMANIGGPGGGTITAGCFLSRFAKKYNWAHLDVAGTSFKGGQNKGATGRPVPLLVQFLLNRSGLEVAE; this is encoded by the coding sequence ATGGAGTTCAGTGTAAAAAGCGGGAGTCCCGAGAAACAGCGCAGTGCATGTATCGTTGTAGGTGTGTTTGAACCACGCCGCCTGTCACCAGTGGCAGAACAACTTGATAAAATCAGCGACGGTTACATCAGTAGCCTGCTGCGCCGTGGTGACCTCGAAGGAAAGCCTGGCCAGATGCTGCTATTGCACCACGTTCCTAATGTGCTGTCTGAGCGTGTGCTTCTGGTTGGTTGTGGTAAAGAGCGTGAACTCGGTGAACGCCAATACAAAGAAATCATCAAAAACACCATCAACACGCTGAACGAAACGGGCTCAATGGAAGCCGTTTGCTTCCTGACTGAGCTGCACGTGAAAGGCCGCGATACATACTGGAAAGTACGCCAAGCGGTTGAGAGCACCAAAGACAGCCTCTACACCTTCAACCAGTTCAAGAGCGTGAAGCCAGAAACCCGCCGTCCGCTGCGGAAACTGGTATTCAACGTACCAACACGCCGTGAACTGAATTTGGGTGAACGTGCGATTGCACACGGCCTGGCGGTTGCTTCCGGTGTGAACGCATGTAAAGACCTTGGCAACATGCCACCAAACGTTGCAAACCCAGCATACCTTGCTTCGCAAGCACGCCGTCTGGCGGATGACTTTGAAAAAGTCAGCACCAAGATCATTGGCGAGCAAGAAATGAAAGAGCTTGGCATGACTTCTTACCTGGCGGTTGGTCAAGGCTCTAGAAACGAATCTATGATGTCAATCATGGAGTACAAAGGTCACCCAGACCCAGATGCCAAGCCAATCATTCTGGTTGGTAAAGGTCTGACGTTCGATGCTGGCGGTATTTCACTGAAGCCGCCTGCCAACATGGACGAAATGAAATACGACATGTGTGGCGCAGCATCTGTATTCGGTGCAATGAAATCTCTGGCGAAACTGGACCTTCCAATCAATGTGGTGGGTATTCTAGCTGGTTGTGAAAACATGCCTGATGGCAATGCTTACCGTCCAGGCGACATCGTGACCACCATGTCTGGCCAAACTGTTGAAGTGCTGAACACAGACGCAGAAGGCCGCCTGGTACTTTGTGACGCCCTCACATATGTTGAGCGTTACGAGCCAGAGTGTGTGATTGACGTGGCAACTCTGACGGGCGCATGTATCGTGGCACTGAGCCATCACATCAGCGGCCTGATTTCAAATCACAACCCACTGGCACACGAAATTGTGAATGCATCTGAGCAAGCGGGTGACCGTGCTTGGCGCCTGCCGATGACTGAAGAATACCAAGACCAACTGAAGAGCCCGTTTGCTGACATGGCGAACATCGGCGGTCCAGGTGGCGGCACCATTACTGCGGGTTGTTTCCTTTCGCGCTTTGCGAAGAAGTACAACTGGGCGCACCTTGATGTAGCAGGAACTTCGTTCAAAGGCGGACAGAACAAAGGCGCGACAGGCCGTCCTGTTCCATTGCTGGTCCAGTTCCTTCTGAACCGTTCTGGCCTTGAAGTCGCAGAATAA
- the lptF gene encoding LPS export ABC transporter permease LptF produces the protein MIIVRYLIRETVKTQLAVLFVLFLVFFSQKFIRVLANATDGSIPGSDVLTLVGLYMPSMGMLMLPLSLYIGILITFGRLYAESEITVMNATGIGNKFLIRAALYLAVITGTVAAFNALWLTPWANDKEVKVMESLEADTGLELLVQGQIQTTPDGQAVVFVSEITGDGKDLHKVFIAQPVPRGTLRPNVVVADKGYISELPDGRQVLDLNNGMRYEGVPTLLDYTVTDYENYQVLIGQREVRQKHRDWDAVPTQSLINEPSARAQAELQWRISLVLCIPLMTMIVVPLSAVNPRQGRFAKLFPAVLIYLAYFLSISAAKSAIEEGKLPPEIGLWSVNILALLVALMLISWDSLPMRKLKYRLRRAA, from the coding sequence GTGATTATTGTTCGGTATTTGATCCGAGAAACAGTGAAAACGCAACTTGCGGTGCTGTTTGTGCTATTTCTGGTCTTTTTTAGCCAGAAATTTATTCGAGTGCTGGCTAACGCTACAGATGGCTCAATTCCGGGCAGCGATGTGTTAACTCTTGTCGGTTTGTACATGCCGTCGATGGGTATGCTAATGCTGCCGCTCAGCCTCTATATAGGTATTTTGATCACTTTTGGGCGTTTGTACGCAGAAAGTGAAATTACAGTAATGAATGCGACAGGTATCGGGAACAAATTTCTGATCCGGGCCGCACTTTATTTAGCTGTGATTACTGGCACTGTTGCTGCGTTCAATGCGTTATGGCTAACACCATGGGCAAATGATAAAGAAGTCAAAGTAATGGAAAGTCTTGAGGCCGATACGGGCCTTGAGCTTTTGGTGCAGGGACAAATCCAAACTACGCCTGATGGACAGGCAGTGGTTTTTGTCAGTGAAATCACTGGAGACGGTAAAGATCTCCACAAAGTGTTTATTGCACAGCCAGTACCACGAGGTACCTTGCGGCCCAACGTTGTCGTAGCGGATAAAGGCTATATCTCTGAATTACCAGATGGACGTCAGGTTCTCGATCTGAATAACGGTATGCGCTACGAAGGTGTGCCAACCCTGCTCGATTACACAGTGACAGATTATGAGAACTATCAGGTGCTCATTGGTCAGCGTGAAGTGCGCCAGAAACACCGAGATTGGGATGCCGTTCCGACCCAATCGCTGATCAACGAGCCGTCGGCCCGCGCTCAGGCTGAACTTCAGTGGCGTATCTCTCTGGTGCTGTGTATCCCGCTGATGACCATGATTGTAGTGCCGCTTTCAGCTGTGAACCCGCGTCAGGGACGTTTCGCGAAACTCTTCCCAGCGGTATTAATTTATCTGGCTTACTTCCTTTCTATCAGTGCGGCTAAATCCGCAATAGAGGAGGGCAAGTTGCCACCGGAGATCGGTCTTTGGAGTGTGAACATTTTGGCTTTGCTGGTGGCATTAATGTTGATCAGTTGGGACAGCCTACCAATGCGTAAACTGAAATACCGACTGAGGAGAGCGGCTTAA
- a CDS encoding family 20 glycosylhydrolase: MLKHALLAAAVSGVLAAPSYAVSSQELTQLGQGLDLTYSVIDNQQDEWRTFKGVISLTNDSATALPSSGWAIYFSHIRMIKPLATDTLKVSHVNGDIFKIEPTASFSPLAPGQSLDIEFLSEFWQVAKTDVMPNWYLVSDNGDTALIASTSNIINGEVPTKPGEELPFVSDFDTELQWKRYGGSITDFYDPFTAADRYAKNSDLSKIADAKGVIPTPASISFGEGELTIDPSWVVVYDNGYQTQAEFIAKQFGLTAAPWSPNQSKVIHVGWGQVTIDGKPKWEEAYELSVSAAEEKIEINAVDAAGALYAAQSLIQLTDNGTVPEASIADAPRFAYRGLSIDAARNFRSKESVLELLDQMAAVKLNKLHLRLSDDEAWRIEIPELPELADVGSKRCHDLTETTCVLPFLGAGPDGTAESNGFYTQADYKEILAAAKALSIEVIPEVDMPGHAHAAIKAMDARFEKFAAQGDLVKANEFRLSDPDDTTEYLSVQMFTDNAMNVCMESTYNFVDTVVGSLVALHQDIQPLKTFHFGGDEIAGAWKDSPVCQAFLADNSHGISTIDELSQYFVERISAITASHNLDLGGWEDGLMHNNKVYPRGEMVNAQVAGNAWQNIWEWGVADRAYNLANNGYGVIYNQATHFYFDHPHEPDPEERGYYWAPRFTDTRKSFGFMPDDLYANADFTRAGAPITKEEVLNAAGVKTLERPENVLGLQGSIWSETIRTEAQFEGMTFPRAIALAERAWHSASWEAHDADGKLVDEAARNAGYNQFANLVAKNIMPSLEEGGIAFNLPVPGGIIEAGVLKANSAFPGLPIEYSVDNGQSWQAYDANQAPAVTSALIRTVSGDRSSRVAEVK; encoded by the coding sequence ATGTTAAAACACGCTTTATTGGCGGCCGCTGTATCTGGAGTATTAGCGGCACCGAGTTATGCAGTCTCTTCGCAGGAGTTAACTCAGTTGGGCCAAGGTCTCGACCTGACGTACTCAGTCATCGATAACCAGCAAGATGAGTGGCGTACATTTAAAGGCGTCATTTCTCTCACCAATGACAGCGCAACCGCGCTGCCATCGTCAGGATGGGCTATTTACTTCAGCCACATCCGCATGATCAAACCTTTAGCAACAGACACGCTTAAGGTTTCTCACGTTAACGGTGATATCTTCAAGATCGAACCTACCGCTTCTTTTTCTCCCCTCGCACCGGGACAGTCACTTGATATCGAATTCTTATCCGAATTCTGGCAAGTCGCGAAAACCGACGTTATGCCAAACTGGTATCTGGTTTCCGACAATGGTGATACCGCTCTGATTGCTAGCACAAGCAACATCATCAATGGTGAAGTACCAACTAAACCAGGTGAAGAGCTACCTTTCGTTTCAGATTTTGACACTGAACTACAGTGGAAGCGCTATGGCGGCAGCATCACAGATTTCTACGACCCGTTCACCGCTGCCGATCGTTACGCGAAAAACAGCGATCTCAGCAAGATTGCTGACGCAAAGGGGGTTATCCCTACACCTGCTTCAATTAGCTTCGGGGAAGGTGAGCTCACTATCGATCCATCTTGGGTAGTGGTTTATGACAATGGTTACCAAACCCAGGCAGAGTTTATCGCTAAGCAGTTTGGCTTAACCGCAGCGCCTTGGTCTCCAAATCAATCCAAAGTGATTCATGTTGGCTGGGGGCAAGTCACCATTGATGGTAAACCCAAATGGGAAGAAGCTTACGAGTTGAGTGTATCCGCAGCAGAAGAAAAGATTGAGATCAACGCTGTTGATGCCGCAGGTGCCTTGTATGCTGCACAATCACTTATTCAATTAACAGACAACGGCACTGTGCCTGAAGCGTCAATCGCTGATGCCCCACGCTTTGCTTACCGTGGACTTTCCATTGACGCAGCACGTAACTTCCGCAGCAAAGAGTCTGTATTGGAATTACTCGATCAGATGGCGGCAGTGAAACTGAATAAACTGCATCTTCGCCTGAGTGACGATGAAGCATGGCGTATTGAAATCCCAGAGTTGCCAGAACTCGCTGACGTTGGCTCAAAACGCTGTCATGACCTTACTGAAACCACATGTGTATTGCCATTCCTTGGCGCTGGCCCTGATGGCACAGCCGAATCCAATGGCTTCTACACCCAGGCTGACTACAAGGAAATCCTGGCCGCTGCTAAAGCGCTAAGCATTGAGGTAATCCCTGAAGTTGATATGCCGGGCCACGCGCACGCCGCTATCAAAGCGATGGACGCACGCTTTGAGAAATTTGCCGCGCAAGGTGATTTGGTCAAAGCCAATGAGTTCCGCCTGAGCGATCCTGACGACACTACAGAATATCTGTCAGTACAGATGTTCACTGATAACGCCATGAACGTTTGTATGGAATCAACCTACAACTTCGTTGATACCGTTGTTGGTTCATTGGTTGCCCTTCATCAGGATATTCAACCACTCAAAACCTTCCACTTCGGTGGTGATGAAATCGCTGGTGCATGGAAAGACTCTCCTGTCTGTCAGGCATTCCTTGCAGATAACAGCCATGGCATCTCTACCATTGACGAGCTAAGCCAATACTTCGTTGAACGTATCTCTGCCATTACGGCGAGCCACAACCTTGATTTGGGTGGTTGGGAAGATGGCCTGATGCACAACAACAAAGTTTACCCACGTGGTGAAATGGTGAACGCACAGGTGGCTGGTAATGCTTGGCAGAACATCTGGGAATGGGGCGTTGCAGACCGCGCTTACAATCTTGCCAACAATGGCTATGGCGTCATTTATAACCAAGCAACTCACTTCTACTTCGACCACCCACATGAGCCAGATCCAGAAGAGCGCGGTTATTACTGGGCGCCACGTTTCACTGACACCCGTAAGTCATTCGGCTTTATGCCAGATGACTTGTACGCGAATGCCGACTTTACCCGTGCTGGCGCGCCAATCACTAAAGAAGAAGTCCTCAACGCAGCTGGTGTGAAAACACTTGAGCGTCCAGAAAACGTTCTGGGACTTCAGGGCTCTATCTGGAGTGAAACTATCCGTACTGAAGCGCAGTTCGAAGGCATGACCTTCCCTCGCGCAATCGCGTTGGCAGAGCGTGCTTGGCATTCGGCATCATGGGAAGCTCACGATGCAGACGGCAAGTTGGTTGATGAGGCAGCACGTAATGCTGGCTACAATCAGTTCGCAAACCTTGTTGCGAAAAACATCATGCCTAGTCTGGAAGAAGGTGGTATCGCCTTTAACTTGCCAGTACCTGGCGGCATCATCGAAGCTGGCGTATTGAAAGCGAACAGTGCTTTCCCTGGTCTTCCGATTGAATACTCCGTTGACAATGGTCAAAGCTGGCAAGCCTATGATGCGAATCAAGCGCCTGCAGTGACTAGTGCACTTATTCGCACCGTCTCAGGAGATCGCTCAAGCCGAGTTGCTGAAGTGAAATAA